Below is a genomic region from Pan troglodytes isolate AG18354 chromosome X, NHGRI_mPanTro3-v2.0_pri, whole genome shotgun sequence.
taaaattctgcATTTCATTTTTTCACATGAAAAAATGAATGTCTAGGAcatattatataaagaaaaaaaaactaatgaagtGGGACTTGCTTTATCGGATTCTAAAACTTACGATGAAGCCACTATAATTAAATCATGATATTGGCTCAGAAATTTGAAAATgggtaacattttaaataaatgtcacaATCAGATATCCAATGTGAACAAAATGTTATAGCTGGATCCccatcttacaccatatacaaaaataaatttcagatggatcaaacatttaaacattaaaaataataaagttattagaagaaaatataggtgaaTATTTGTATGACTTTGGGTGGGGGCATCCATGTgataaaaaaaggaaaccaaaatctATAAAAGAGATAAGGGTCTacctaaaaagtttaaaaattttaaaggaaaatatatcatCAATAAAGTCAAGATGAAAACGTCATAACACATTAGAGCTACAAATGATTAATATGCACTATGTAGTAAGAATTTCTacaaatttataatgaaaaacatcAATAGATACATGAGCAAAGGGTAAGAACAGGCAAATCAGAGAAAAATCCAAACAGAAACAAGGACAGCAACAACAAACCTCTTTGAACTCAGACAAAAGGCAATTAAACTAACAAGCAATACAATGCAATTTTTAGCCTTTCATATTTTCAAGCATTAAAGAGTGCTGGAGAGGACGCTGGAACGGGCGCTTTCATTTTGGATAGTAATCTTGTAATATTTCTGAAACATATGCCTACATAGTATTTCTGGGAATCCAACCTATATAAATAAAAGCACCAGTATGTATTACAGCagtgttattttgaaaaaaaataaaaaaaggaaataaaagatgatcAATAACGAAATGGTTGAATGCCTTTTTGGTACATCAACAAGTACTGCGTATTCAGCTGTTAgagtaagggagggagggggagagcaaGAGTGCAAGAGAGTAAGAGTGAGGGCcagagagagccagagagagcaagaaagactGAAGCTACTGATAAGAAGATATATCATCTATATGTCAAGTGAGAAAAGCATGTGGCTTGCATTTTTACAGAAACTACTAGAACATACTTTCTGCATGAAGATGGGGAAAATAGGTGGAAGGATGTACTTCGCATCCTCAACACTTGTTTTCTGGGAAGAAACAAGGTAAGGAAAGGAAGGGGTAAGGACGGGGTGTGGGTTTACAccattaatttttcttaatctaTTTTTGCATTGTTCCAATGGTTGCaaacactttttaattttctgttagcACCCAATTTAACTGTCAAGTTACAGAACAAGGCAATATCAAAAGTAGCAAAGTACACTTGAGGCAAAATTGTGAAACTAGTCAAGGTAAGATTTGTTGGCACAATAAAATTTATCCACTTTCCTGAATTTCTGACACCTAAACTGTTCTCTGCGTTCACAACTACGAGAACACAAAATAATTCACATCTAACAGATCCACAACTTCTCTAAAGAGCACAAAGAATTTAAGGAGTTTTCACCAAACCATAGACATAAATGTGAATATCATCATCAAACTTAATGAAGTAAACAGATGGCTTCGCCACCACTTGATGTATAAAAATGCCAGTTCTCTTGGACCCGTCATCTTTGGCATGCTCCACCTGCTTGCCCACGAGACTGTCGACCACCTCTCCAGGCTCCTGTTCTGCTGTAGGGAAATAATAGTTGGAATCTGGAATAATGCGTAAGTCACCATCTTTGTAGTCATCAAGCAGCGTGTACATATAGAGAACAGGATCTTTCTCGTAGGTGATGTAAAACCAAGTATCCATCACAGGAGCTCGCGCCAGGACCATACCCTTCCATTCATCCTTGGTACCATGTTCACCTTCAAACACATGCTCCACTGCCTTGCCAATCAGGGAATCTGCCAGTCGTGAATCGATACGAGGAGTTGGCACTCTCTCGGGAAGGATCTCTAGCGCTAAAACTCTCTTATCGCGGTGCAGTTCTAGTCCATACACACTATCTTTGCCATCATATTTAATGATGTAAAGAGTGGGCTTCACGGAAACCTGCTCGAGCACAGTACCCTTCCACTGCTCCACTGGCTCGTTGCCTTCCTTCCAGCCGTGTTGAATGCGGCAGCCCACGATGTTCCTACGAGTGAGGAAAGTGGGCTTGCGCCGTTGCTTCCTGTGGGTGTGCCTTTTCTTCATCAGGTATGCGGACACGCCATCTACCCCCATCGGAGGCACGGTTGGAGGAGACATAGCTCAGGGATTAAGAGGGCTTGGGGAAAGCTGCTGCCCTGGTCGATTAAACTGACAAAAAGTCAACACTATgcaatatgatatatatattttttgcgaTCTCAAAGACCTGGTCTGTGCTCCCTTCTCCAAGTGCAAGGCTCTCACCAAGGTTTTGGCAGAAACGCTCGAACTCTAAGCGTGAGCACTGGGACAGCGTGTGCCTCTCCACAGTGCTTTCCTCTCTCGCCCTAGAAGGGTTACTGCAGCAGTGGCGGCTGACGTAGAGATGGCGGGCTCGCGAGTGCTGTTCGTGCCTTGCGTCCGCCCCAACCCCGACCCCAAGTCCCCGAATCGGCCACTTAGCTGTTGTCGATGCTGGTGCGGCTGCGGCACGGCGGCAGAGGAGACGACGGGGACGAAAGGCAAGGAGTAAGAGGGATGGCTGCAGCGGCAAAGGCGCAGGCGGCGGCAAGTCTCTGGGGAGTCCGCGCGGCCTGGGCTTCGCAGCGCTAGCTGGCTTGGCTTCACTCTGGCGACCGGGTCTTTGCGGCGCAGGGAACCCGCCCCCTCTGAGCCCGCCTGAGCCTTGGCCCCGCCCCCAGCCATCCCGCCTTCCGCTCTGCGGGCGGCAGCCGGGCTGGTCAGCGCGCGTGCCCGTGTTCAGTTTGTATTGACACACGCGCCCTCTCTTTCATTTCCTCCTCCGCCCCTCGACCGTTTCCCTCAAACGCCAGCCAGACAGGCcgactcccctcctcctcctttctggcGGTCTGCTGCCCGCCAGCCTCCTACACAGTGGCtccatctgctttctgtcttccaGGAAttcctcacttaaaaaaaaaatgtaaaacacacgCACACCCAGAAAGAGTTTGTgcatacaaattattttctttcagtttaagATATTTAAGATGAGAATAAAAACCCTGTGTACAATTTACAGACCACCATCTTAATCCAAAATCTGTTTCATATTTTCTACCTGATCATTtctagtaattatttttaaatttttttttttttgtcagaatgTAAAGGTCATGTACTGACATTGTGGAGATCTTCTAaaattcagtgaaataaaagacgAAACTACCATTAATTTTACCATCCAGACtgcaccaaaatgttaacaatactGTTTTCTCTCCTATTAATAAACCTgtacttatattttataaaattgggaGCATATTTCATACTTTTATAACTTGTGTTTTTCATGTATATCATGAACATTTTCCAAGGTTGTTAAATACTc
It encodes:
- the SPIN4 gene encoding spindlin-4, whose protein sequence is MSPPTVPPMGVDGVSAYLMKKRHTHRKQRRKPTFLTRRNIVGCRIQHGWKEGNEPVEQWKGTVLEQVSVKPTLYIIKYDGKDSVYGLELHRDKRVLALEILPERVPTPRIDSRLADSLIGKAVEHVFEGEHGTKDEWKGMVLARAPVMDTWFYITYEKDPVLYMYTLLDDYKDGDLRIIPDSNYYFPTAEQEPGEVVDSLVGKQVEHAKDDGSKRTGIFIHQVVAKPSVYFIKFDDDIHIYVYGLVKTP